In the Agrococcus sp. Marseille-Q4369 genome, one interval contains:
- a CDS encoding LysE family transporter, protein MNPEIIALLSGLGVCLGLIISIGAQNAIVLRQGLRREHVGLVVAVCIASDVILQTIGVAGVATVVAAHPWLETAGRWAGAIFLVGFAAVSARRAWRGGGSLEAAPEADAAGSTSGGAVATRTRSSRLSTRASTLATILAVTWLNPQALVETTVVLGSIAAPFGDARWWFLAGGIAAASIWFVGFGYGARYLAPLMRTERTWRILDGGIAVVMLVIAVSLVAG, encoded by the coding sequence GTGAACCCCGAGATCATCGCGCTGCTGTCGGGCCTCGGCGTGTGCCTCGGCCTCATCATCTCGATCGGCGCGCAGAACGCGATCGTGCTGCGCCAGGGCCTCCGGCGCGAGCACGTCGGGCTCGTCGTCGCCGTGTGCATCGCGAGCGACGTGATCCTGCAGACGATCGGCGTCGCGGGCGTCGCGACCGTCGTCGCCGCCCACCCGTGGCTCGAGACCGCCGGCCGCTGGGCCGGCGCGATCTTCCTCGTCGGCTTCGCCGCCGTGAGCGCCCGGCGAGCGTGGCGGGGCGGCGGCTCGCTCGAGGCGGCGCCCGAGGCCGACGCGGCCGGGTCGACGAGCGGCGGTGCGGTTGCGACGCGCACGCGCTCGAGCCGGCTCTCGACCCGAGCCTCAACCCTGGCGACGATCCTCGCGGTGACGTGGCTCAACCCGCAGGCGCTCGTCGAGACGACCGTCGTGCTCGGCTCGATCGCCGCGCCGTTCGGCGACGCTCGCTGGTGGTTCCTCGCGGGCGGCATCGCCGCAGCGAGCATCTGGTTCGTCGGCTTCGGCTACGGCGCGCGCTACCTCGCGCCGCTCATGCGCACCGAGCGCACGTGGCGGATCCTCGACGGCGGCATCGCGGTGGTCATGCTCGTGATCGCCGTGAGCCTCGTCGCCGGCTGA
- a CDS encoding aminopeptidase P family protein: MTESTTQATTNRSTTPTGSAFTEQIQQGWAERPASTPEPREAAAFAAERRARISAMHPGVRLVVPAGSLKVRSNDTDYPFRPHPDFTYLTGWGSDAEPDSVLVLEPEREGEGGGDTHRATLYFRGPAGRGTTEFYANPAIGEFWVGPRPSLAHVEADLGLATADLGELEAALATEADALIVTGADPAVEGMVAGANPDGDVLARDLSELRLVKDAFEIAEVQAAVDATARGFDDVIADLAAATRHERGERVVEGAFHRRARLDGNAVGYDTIAASGHHACYLHWTRNDGEVREGDLILLDAGVEVDSLYTADITRTLPVSGEFTELQRRVYEAVREAADAAFAIVRPGIVFKEVHAAAMAVIAAKTAEWGLLPITAEQSLEPDQQLHRRWMVHGTSHHLGLDVHDCAAARRDFYHDGIVREGMVFTIEPGLYFQADDLTVPEELRGIGVRIEDDILVTADGAVNLSGAIPRTADEVEAWMRQVRSR; this comes from the coding sequence ATGACCGAGTCGACGACGCAGGCCACGACCAACCGCTCCACGACCCCGACGGGATCGGCGTTCACGGAGCAGATCCAGCAGGGCTGGGCCGAGCGGCCGGCCTCGACGCCCGAGCCGCGCGAGGCCGCCGCCTTCGCCGCCGAGCGGCGCGCGCGCATCTCGGCGATGCACCCGGGTGTGCGGCTCGTCGTGCCGGCCGGCTCGCTCAAGGTGCGCTCGAACGACACCGACTACCCCTTCCGCCCGCACCCCGACTTCACCTACCTCACGGGCTGGGGCTCCGACGCGGAGCCCGACTCGGTGCTCGTGCTCGAGCCGGAGCGTGAGGGAGAGGGCGGAGGCGACACCCACCGCGCGACGCTGTACTTCCGCGGCCCCGCCGGTCGCGGCACGACCGAGTTCTACGCCAACCCGGCGATCGGCGAGTTCTGGGTGGGCCCGCGCCCCTCGCTCGCGCACGTCGAGGCCGACCTCGGCCTCGCGACCGCCGACCTCGGCGAGCTCGAGGCCGCGCTCGCGACCGAGGCGGATGCGCTGATCGTCACGGGCGCGGATCCTGCGGTCGAGGGGATGGTCGCGGGCGCGAACCCCGACGGCGACGTGCTCGCGCGCGACCTCTCGGAGCTGCGGCTCGTGAAGGACGCGTTCGAGATCGCCGAGGTGCAGGCCGCGGTCGACGCGACCGCGCGCGGCTTCGACGACGTCATCGCCGACCTCGCGGCGGCGACCCGGCACGAGCGCGGCGAGCGCGTCGTGGAGGGCGCCTTCCACCGCCGCGCGCGGCTCGACGGCAACGCGGTCGGCTACGACACGATCGCGGCCTCGGGGCACCACGCGTGCTACCTGCACTGGACCCGCAACGACGGCGAGGTGCGCGAGGGCGACCTCATCCTGCTCGACGCGGGCGTCGAGGTCGACAGCCTCTACACCGCCGACATCACCCGCACGCTGCCGGTCTCGGGCGAGTTCACCGAGCTGCAGCGGCGCGTCTACGAGGCGGTGCGCGAAGCGGCTGACGCCGCGTTCGCGATCGTGCGCCCCGGCATCGTCTTCAAGGAGGTGCACGCGGCGGCGATGGCGGTCATCGCGGCGAAGACCGCCGAGTGGGGGCTGTTGCCCATCACCGCCGAGCAGTCGCTCGAGCCCGACCAGCAGCTGCACCGCCGCTGGATGGTGCACGGCACGAGCCACCACCTCGGGCTCGACGTCCACGACTGCGCCGCGGCCCGCCGCGACTTCTACCACGACGGCATCGTGCGCGAGGGGATGGTCTTCACGATCGAGCCCGGCCTCTACTTCCAGGCCGACGACCTCACGGTGCCGGAGGAGCTGCGCGGCATCGGCGTGCGCATCGAGGACGACATCCTCGTGACCGCCGACGGCGCCGTGAACCTCTCGGGGGCGATCCCGCGCACGGCCGACGAGGTCGAGGCGTGGATGCGCCAGGTGCGGTCGCGCTGA
- a CDS encoding winged helix-turn-helix domain-containing protein produces the protein MDATAADAELLARGRALSSPLRLRVLRLCAFEARTNKELAQLLGVNPGTMLHHVRTLVQTGFLAAEPERAGTTGAREIPYRATGLSWRSEIAGGSRVLVDVFLEQIEGLGPDELQTTWLGLKLSDEHREELERRLFELVTEFKERAPDPDGRPYSLFTALHPDRNPPAGER, from the coding sequence ATGGACGCGACCGCCGCCGATGCCGAGCTGCTCGCCCGCGGCCGGGCGCTCAGCTCGCCGCTGCGCCTGCGCGTGCTGCGCCTGTGCGCGTTCGAGGCGCGCACGAACAAGGAGCTCGCGCAGCTGCTCGGCGTCAATCCCGGCACGATGCTCCACCACGTGCGCACGCTCGTGCAGACGGGCTTCCTCGCGGCAGAGCCCGAGCGCGCGGGCACGACGGGGGCGCGGGAGATCCCCTACCGGGCGACCGGGCTCTCGTGGCGCTCCGAGATCGCGGGCGGCTCGCGCGTGCTCGTCGACGTCTTCCTCGAGCAGATCGAGGGTCTCGGCCCCGATGAGCTGCAGACGACGTGGCTCGGGCTCAAGCTGAGCGACGAGCACAGGGAGGAGCTCGAGCGGCGCCTCTTCGAGCTCGTGACCGAGTTCAAGGAGCGCGCGCCGGATCCCGACGGCAGGCCGTACTCGCTCTTCACGGCCCTGCACCCCGACCGCAACCCGCCCGCGGGCGAGCGCTGA